A genomic segment from uncultured Alistipes sp. encodes:
- the pckA gene encoding phosphoenolpyruvate carboxykinase (ATP) produces MDKMDLRKYGITGVTEIVYNPSYDELFREETKKGLRGYEKGQLTETGAVNVMTGVYTGRSPKDKFFVMDETTKDTIWWTSDEYKNDNKPVTKAAWKELKKIAAEELSNKKLYVVDTFCGANENSRLKIRFIMEVAWQAHFVKNMFIRPTDEELEKYGEPDFVVLNASKAKVKNYKKLGLNSETAVVFNLTEKMQVIINTWYGGEMKKGMFSYMNYLLPLKGMASMHCSANTNEKGETAIFFGLSGTGKTTLSTDPKRQLIGDDEHGWDDDGVFNFEGGCYAKVINLSQENEPDIWNAIRRNALLENVTVDKKGKIDYADKSVTENTRVSYPIFHIENIVKPVSKAPAAKKVIFLSADAFGVLPPVSILTPEQTKYYFLSGFTAKLAGTERGITEPTPTFSACFGAAFLSLHPTKYGEELVKKMEKSGAKAYLVNTGWNGTGKRISIKDTRGIIDAILDGSIDKAPTKTMPIFDFVVPTELPGVDSKILDPRDTYANAADWDVKAKDLAGRFIKNFAKFTGNEAGKALVAAGPKL; encoded by the coding sequence ATGGACAAGATGGATCTGAGAAAGTACGGGATCACGGGTGTTACCGAGATCGTGTACAACCCCTCCTACGACGAACTGTTCCGTGAGGAGACGAAGAAGGGCCTTCGCGGCTACGAGAAGGGCCAGCTGACCGAGACGGGCGCCGTGAACGTCATGACGGGCGTCTACACGGGCCGTTCGCCCAAGGACAAGTTCTTCGTAATGGACGAGACCACGAAGGATACGATCTGGTGGACGTCGGACGAGTACAAGAACGACAACAAGCCCGTGACGAAGGCCGCCTGGAAGGAGCTGAAGAAGATTGCCGCCGAGGAGCTTTCGAACAAGAAACTCTACGTGGTCGACACGTTCTGCGGCGCGAACGAGAACTCGCGTCTGAAGATCCGCTTCATCATGGAGGTAGCCTGGCAGGCCCACTTCGTAAAGAACATGTTCATCCGTCCGACGGACGAGGAGCTGGAGAAGTACGGTGAGCCGGACTTCGTGGTTCTGAACGCTTCGAAGGCCAAGGTGAAGAACTACAAGAAGCTGGGTCTGAATTCGGAGACGGCCGTTGTGTTCAACCTGACGGAGAAGATGCAGGTGATCATCAATACGTGGTACGGCGGTGAGATGAAGAAGGGTATGTTCTCGTACATGAACTACCTGCTTCCGCTGAAGGGCATGGCTTCGATGCACTGCTCGGCGAACACGAACGAGAAGGGCGAGACGGCGATCTTCTTCGGACTGTCGGGCACGGGCAAGACGACGCTTTCGACGGACCCGAAGCGCCAGCTTATCGGCGACGACGAGCACGGCTGGGACGATGACGGCGTCTTCAACTTCGAGGGCGGCTGCTACGCCAAGGTGATCAACCTCTCGCAGGAGAACGAACCGGACATCTGGAACGCGATCCGCCGCAACGCGCTGCTGGAGAACGTGACGGTTGACAAGAAGGGCAAGATCGACTACGCCGACAAGTCGGTAACGGAGAACACCCGCGTATCGTACCCGATCTTCCACATCGAGAACATCGTAAAGCCGGTATCGAAGGCTCCGGCTGCCAAGAAGGTGATCTTCCTCTCGGCCGACGCATTCGGCGTGCTGCCTCCGGTGTCGATTCTGACTCCGGAACAGACGAAATACTACTTCCTGTCGGGCTTCACGGCCAAGCTGGCCGGAACGGAGCGCGGTATCACGGAGCCGACGCCGACCTTCTCGGCCTGCTTCGGAGCAGCCTTCCTGTCGCTGCACCCGACGAAGTACGGTGAGGAGCTGGTGAAGAAGATGGAGAAGTCGGGCGCCAAGGCTTACCTGGTGAACACGGGTTGGAACGGCACGGGCAAGCGTATCTCGATCAAGGATACGCGCGGCATTATCGACGCGATCCTCGACGGTTCGATCGACAAGGCTCCGACCAAGACGATGCCGATCTTCGACTTCGTGGTTCCGACGGAGCTGCCGGGTGTCGATTCGAAGATCCTGGATCCGCGCGACACCTATGCGAATGCCGCCGACTGGGATGTGAAGGCCAAGGATCTGGCTGGCCGCTTCATCAAGAACTTTGCGAAGTTCACGGGCAACGAGGCCGGCAAGGCGCTTGTTGCTGCCGGTCCGAAGCTCTAA